One part of the Magallana gigas chromosome 5, xbMagGiga1.1, whole genome shotgun sequence genome encodes these proteins:
- the LOC136275466 gene encoding uncharacterized protein isoform X4 — MQDLLNALTYTLMSLIPLTLFSRVAVICFGLHTRSFFIYIAYNCYDRFFSHYSSTKFSSFCDTNVGYVFDIAAVYVSYLVPQIIINVLSIIMLDRLYSYLGDISVSNGAFRSAFGRLYSSLKSSKMKITFFVILCLMLSILMRIIWIASDVTTLSLSSTILHLSYCLCGPGPVCLSSLYYSLKQEVCRNSYLLFHASGTLVAYLVVNACSHIFELTVCSILSKKTSSKISPNDKKVNGTKDQEESLEIGSFDDDL, encoded by the exons ATGCAAGATCTTCTTAATGCTCTTACCTACACATTGATGTCGCTGATACCGCTCACATTATTCTCCAGGGTTGCTGTCATATGTTTTGGATTACATACAcgctcattttttatttatatt gCTTACAATTGCTACGACAGATTCTTTTCACATTATAGTTCGACGAAATTTTCATCG ttttgCGATACAAATGTGGGTTATGTCTTCGACATTGCTGCTGTTTACGTTTCATATTTAGTTCCtcaaattataataaat GTTTTAAGTATCATTATGCTTGATCGATTGTACTCGTATCTTGGAGATATATCGGTATCTAACGGAGCGTTTCGTTCTGCATTTGGACGTTTGTACAGCAGTCT AAAATCTTCAAAGATGAAAATTACATTCTTTgtaattttatgtttaatgCTA AGCATCTTAATGCGAATAATCTGGATAGCATCGGATGTCACCACGTTGTCTTTGTCATCAACAATTCTTCATTTG agTTATTGCTTGTGTGGACCAGGTCCGGTCTGTTTATCTTCACTTTACTATAGTTTAAAACAAGAG GTATGCCGGAATTCATACTTGCTGTTTCACGCTTCAGGAACTTTGGTGGCTTATCTTGTAGTGAATGCTTGTTCTCAT ATTTTTGAATTGACTGTATGCTCTATTTTGAGCAAAAAGACATCAAGCAAAATTAGTCCAAACGACAAGAAGGTCAATGGTACAAAAGACCAGGAGGAATCTCTGGAAATAGGCAGTTTTGATGATGATTTATAA
- the LOC136275466 gene encoding uncharacterized protein isoform X1 has translation MEAIKMTFLTIHLILNTIYVILVDRVYPILLKDEENKGVLKILWLKLKAKISEVKVQSSFKAVQWLGIMITILIVLLGGYIVLITQSSYLLNLAYNCYDRFFSHYSSTKFSSFCDTNVGYVFDIAAVYVSYLVPQIIINVLSIIMLDRLYSYLGDISVSNGAFRSAFGRLYSSLKSSKMKITFFVILCLMLSILMRIIWIASDVTTLSLSSTILHLSYCLCGPGPVCLSSLYYSLKQEVCRNSYLLFHASGTLVAYLVVNACSHIFELTVCSILSKKTSSKISPNDKKVNGTKDQEESLEIGSFDDDL, from the exons ATGGAGGCAATCAAGATGACTTTTCTAACCATTCACCTTATCTTAAAT ACAATATACGTTATCCTCGTAGACCGAGTTTATCCTATACTACTGAAGGACGAGGAAAACAAAGGAGTCCTGAAGATTCTGTGGCTTAAGCT GAAAGCAAAAATCTCTGAAGTGAAAGTTCAAAGTTCATTCAAAGCTGTGCAATGGCTTGGTATC atGATTACCATCTTGATTGTTCTTCTGGgaggatatattgttttgataaCACAGTCttcatatttgttaaatttg gCTTACAATTGCTACGACAGATTCTTTTCACATTATAGTTCGACGAAATTTTCATCG ttttgCGATACAAATGTGGGTTATGTCTTCGACATTGCTGCTGTTTACGTTTCATATTTAGTTCCtcaaattataataaat GTTTTAAGTATCATTATGCTTGATCGATTGTACTCGTATCTTGGAGATATATCGGTATCTAACGGAGCGTTTCGTTCTGCATTTGGACGTTTGTACAGCAGTCT AAAATCTTCAAAGATGAAAATTACATTCTTTgtaattttatgtttaatgCTA AGCATCTTAATGCGAATAATCTGGATAGCATCGGATGTCACCACGTTGTCTTTGTCATCAACAATTCTTCATTTG agTTATTGCTTGTGTGGACCAGGTCCGGTCTGTTTATCTTCACTTTACTATAGTTTAAAACAAGAG GTATGCCGGAATTCATACTTGCTGTTTCACGCTTCAGGAACTTTGGTGGCTTATCTTGTAGTGAATGCTTGTTCTCAT ATTTTTGAATTGACTGTATGCTCTATTTTGAGCAAAAAGACATCAAGCAAAATTAGTCCAAACGACAAGAAGGTCAATGGTACAAAAGACCAGGAGGAATCTCTGGAAATAGGCAGTTTTGATGATGATTTATAA
- the LOC136275466 gene encoding uncharacterized protein isoform X3 has protein sequence MQDLLNALTYTLMSLIPLTLFSRVAVICFGLHTRSFFIYIMITILIVLLGGYIVLITQSSYLLNLAYNCYDRFFSHYSSTKFSSFCDTNVGYVFDIAAVYVSYLVPQIIINVLSIIMLDRLYSYLGDISVSNGAFRSAFGRLYSSLKSSKMKITFFVILCLMLSILMRIIWIASDVTTLSLSSTILHLSYCLCGPGPVCLSSLYYSLKQEVCRNSYLLFHASGTLVAYLVVNACSHIFELTVCSILSKKTSSKISPNDKKVNGTKDQEESLEIGSFDDDL, from the exons ATGCAAGATCTTCTTAATGCTCTTACCTACACATTGATGTCGCTGATACCGCTCACATTATTCTCCAGGGTTGCTGTCATATGTTTTGGATTACATACAcgctcattttttatttatatt atGATTACCATCTTGATTGTTCTTCTGGgaggatatattgttttgataaCACAGTCttcatatttgttaaatttg gCTTACAATTGCTACGACAGATTCTTTTCACATTATAGTTCGACGAAATTTTCATCG ttttgCGATACAAATGTGGGTTATGTCTTCGACATTGCTGCTGTTTACGTTTCATATTTAGTTCCtcaaattataataaat GTTTTAAGTATCATTATGCTTGATCGATTGTACTCGTATCTTGGAGATATATCGGTATCTAACGGAGCGTTTCGTTCTGCATTTGGACGTTTGTACAGCAGTCT AAAATCTTCAAAGATGAAAATTACATTCTTTgtaattttatgtttaatgCTA AGCATCTTAATGCGAATAATCTGGATAGCATCGGATGTCACCACGTTGTCTTTGTCATCAACAATTCTTCATTTG agTTATTGCTTGTGTGGACCAGGTCCGGTCTGTTTATCTTCACTTTACTATAGTTTAAAACAAGAG GTATGCCGGAATTCATACTTGCTGTTTCACGCTTCAGGAACTTTGGTGGCTTATCTTGTAGTGAATGCTTGTTCTCAT ATTTTTGAATTGACTGTATGCTCTATTTTGAGCAAAAAGACATCAAGCAAAATTAGTCCAAACGACAAGAAGGTCAATGGTACAAAAGACCAGGAGGAATCTCTGGAAATAGGCAGTTTTGATGATGATTTATAA
- the LOC136275466 gene encoding uncharacterized protein isoform X2, producing MEAIKMTFLTIHLILNTIYVILVDRVYPILLKDEENKGVLKILWLKLKAKISEVKVQSSFKAVQWLGIAYNCYDRFFSHYSSTKFSSFCDTNVGYVFDIAAVYVSYLVPQIIINVLSIIMLDRLYSYLGDISVSNGAFRSAFGRLYSSLKSSKMKITFFVILCLMLSILMRIIWIASDVTTLSLSSTILHLSYCLCGPGPVCLSSLYYSLKQEVCRNSYLLFHASGTLVAYLVVNACSHIFELTVCSILSKKTSSKISPNDKKVNGTKDQEESLEIGSFDDDL from the exons ATGGAGGCAATCAAGATGACTTTTCTAACCATTCACCTTATCTTAAAT ACAATATACGTTATCCTCGTAGACCGAGTTTATCCTATACTACTGAAGGACGAGGAAAACAAAGGAGTCCTGAAGATTCTGTGGCTTAAGCT GAAAGCAAAAATCTCTGAAGTGAAAGTTCAAAGTTCATTCAAAGCTGTGCAATGGCTTGGTATC gCTTACAATTGCTACGACAGATTCTTTTCACATTATAGTTCGACGAAATTTTCATCG ttttgCGATACAAATGTGGGTTATGTCTTCGACATTGCTGCTGTTTACGTTTCATATTTAGTTCCtcaaattataataaat GTTTTAAGTATCATTATGCTTGATCGATTGTACTCGTATCTTGGAGATATATCGGTATCTAACGGAGCGTTTCGTTCTGCATTTGGACGTTTGTACAGCAGTCT AAAATCTTCAAAGATGAAAATTACATTCTTTgtaattttatgtttaatgCTA AGCATCTTAATGCGAATAATCTGGATAGCATCGGATGTCACCACGTTGTCTTTGTCATCAACAATTCTTCATTTG agTTATTGCTTGTGTGGACCAGGTCCGGTCTGTTTATCTTCACTTTACTATAGTTTAAAACAAGAG GTATGCCGGAATTCATACTTGCTGTTTCACGCTTCAGGAACTTTGGTGGCTTATCTTGTAGTGAATGCTTGTTCTCAT ATTTTTGAATTGACTGTATGCTCTATTTTGAGCAAAAAGACATCAAGCAAAATTAGTCCAAACGACAAGAAGGTCAATGGTACAAAAGACCAGGAGGAATCTCTGGAAATAGGCAGTTTTGATGATGATTTATAA